In Tubulanus polymorphus chromosome 2, tnTubPoly1.2, whole genome shotgun sequence, a single window of DNA contains:
- the LOC141898957 gene encoding uncharacterized protein LOC141898957 has translation MERKEDLDNSTTSGVLERKLCNSDKLKWAECQLRDQISPNIDTFLNWMWNQIQIHIIAGADIRSSTNVKKGSILAVEVDSGSSTAARNTMNNTQVFPGSTKTPSWRPRPEGAQGKYYVASCWYCKGEHKVDDCQRFKSLSSNDRLKEVRRVHACYFCLCRHKPPCRARRVKCPEPACRYSHHILLHGANFEKTSGTENDPGQTVSGTVGNCRNQKGECLLPILPVVVANKRVRCLLDSGSQLTLIRQDLAEELDLDEIEVEIVTVGDSVQKLKTKLYEIEISAISGDKSRKIEAIGFPKICENLYRVDKAEICDLFMIQSEDIDTEPGSVDILIGVDNIEFHTGFIIDKGDYGLRETIFGPVVFGRSDKEDKRCSPGKKDNWAKKSKLRSKVKEELEIRSSAIRIGNRWQIPLPWKKDPNQLPDNYYQAFAKLRGLEQRLQKSPKLAEIYNEQVEQLVKSGSAKKMTAEEIENYRGPVHYMSHHAVVRPDKPTHRCRMVFNQAENYRGHVINDYLSKCGDHLNNLLGVLIRWREREYVLVRDVKKMYHQVLVSPGIDTQTHRFLWRNYESNRDPDIYVKMVLTFGDVSSPALANIAMDMTADQYKTQYPDAVATIKRCRYMDDIADSVNTVFDLEKRRCEIDKILESGHFQIKHWFSNAQLSGREDEDNNEDNNVEKVLVIWYQDEDKISIHMSIPSSVTLPLTKRCITAIISGIYDVFGFGAPVIVKGKIGLQELWRENLDWDQPIPEKMQDKWLRWIEEIRKLETRKFARCLTPANAASDPDLVIFCDASNVAFGSVCIFTLDMWRWKGGDKVCVGEVEDCTYSYDKSSTKRTTIIGIGLIGEILSKTERSHYGHCPSTENVADDISRGINEADLDVRWVGGPEFLRQLKDVWPVSYPTETTEIDDSEQKLGCVMVTKPRFEISALQKVSTLNRLIRLVAMVLRFVKNLQVVFPDDSAGIIRVGGRLGNADVAYDQKHPVLLPKDHFISKLIVEHQHRYGHPGVAATTAKVRRGFWIIGLNRLAESVS, from the exons ATGGAACGAAAAGAAGATCTCGACAATTCAACGACGTCAGGGGTTCTTGAACGGAAACTGTGTAATAGTGATAAATTGAAATGGGCAGAATGTCAGCTCCGAGATCAAATCAGTCCGAATATCGATACGTTCTTGAATTGGATGTGGAACCAGATTCAGATACACATAATTGCTGGAGCCGATATTCGTAGTTCGACAAACGTAAAGAAGGGTTCAATATTAGCCGTAGAAGTGGACAGTGGGTCAAGTACCGCTGCGAGAAATACCATGAACAATACTCAAGTTTTTCCGGGCTCTACAAAAACGCCTTCGTGGCGTCCGCGACCGGAGGGTGCTCAGGGAAAGTACTATGTTGCGTCGTGTTGGTATTGTAAAGGGGAACACAAAGTAGATGACTGTCAGCGTTTCAAGTCATTGTCGTCGAATGACCGTTTGAAGGAAGTACGTCGTGTTCATGCATGTTATTTTTGTCTGTGTAGACATAAACCCCCATGTCGTGCGCGAAGGGTAAAATGTCCTGAACCTGCATGTCGATATTCACATCATATTCTGTTACATGGAGCAAACTTCGAGAAGACTTCGGGAACCGAAAACGACCCTGGTCAGACAGTAAGCGGAACGGTCGGAAATTGTCGAAATCAAAAAGGAGAATGTCTACTACCGATTTTGCCAGTAGTGGTAGCAAATAAACGCGTGCGCTGCCTCCTAGATAGTGGATCACAGTTAACACTAATTCGTCAAGATTTGGCTGAAGAGTTGGATTTAGACGAAATTGAAGTGGAGATTGTCACGGTTGGAGATTCGgtacaaaaattaaaaacgaaactatacgaaattgaaatttcagcaATCTCCGGAGATAAAAGTCGTAAAATTGAAGCGATTGGCTTTCCGAAAATCTGTGAAAATTTGTATCGTGTTGACAAAGCGGAAATATGCGATTTGTTTATGATTCAGTCGGAAGATATTGATACTGAACCTGGTTCGGTTGACATTTTAATCGGCGTCGACAATATCGAATTTCATACTGGTTTTATAATTGACAAGGGTGATTATGGTTTGCGTGAAACAATATTCGGTCCTGTAGTGTTTGGTCGTTCTGATAAAGAAGATAAACGTTGTAGTCCGGGAAAA AAAGACAACTGGgcgaaaaaatcaaaactgcGATCGAAGGTAAAAGAAGAATTAGAGATTCGTTCGTCCGCCATTCGAATCGGAAATCGGTGGCAAATTCCGTTACCGTGGAAAAAGGATCCAAATCAGCTACCagataattattatcaagCGTTTGCGAAATTGCGCGGTTTGGAACAACGATTGCAGAAATCCCCGAAATTGGCTGAGATTTATAATGAGCAAGTTGAGCAATTAGTGAAGTCCGGTTCGGCAAAGAAAATGACGGCtgaagaaatcgaaaattatcgTGGGCCTGTTCATTATATGAGTCACCATGCTGTAGTTCGACCAGATAAACCAACTCATCGGTGCCGTATGGTTTTCAATCAAGCTGAGAACTATAGAGGTCATGTgataaatgattatttgagTAAATGCGGCGATCATCTCAACAATTTACTCGGAGTGTTGATTCGCTGGCGTGAAAGAGAGTATGTATTGGTCCGAGATGTCAAAAAGATGTACCATCAAGTTCTCGTTAGCCCAGGTATCGATACTCAAACGCATCGATTCTTGTGGCGAAATTATGAGTCGAATCGAGATCCAGATATTTACGTCAAGATGGTCTTAACATTTGGAGATGTATCGTCACCAGCTCTCGCAAATATTGCAATGGATATGACTGCGGATCAATATAAAACACAGTATCCAGATGCCGTCGCAACGATTAAGCGATGTCGATATATGGATGACATCGCAGATAGTGTGAATACCGTTTTCGATTTAGAAAAGCGAAGATGTGAGATCGATAAAATTTTGGAATCGGGACATTTCCAGATCAAGCATTGGTTCTCGAATGCACAATTATCGGGCCGGGAGGATGAAGACAACAATGAAGACAACAACGTTGAGAAAGTGCTCGTCATTTGGTATCAAGACGAGGATAAGATCTCAATTCATATGTCTATACCATCCAGTGTCACACTACCTCTCACAAAACGATGTATAACAGCGATTATATCAGGAATTTATGATGTATTCGGATTTGGTGCGCCTGTCATTGTTAAAGGGAAAATCGGACTGCAGGAATTATGGCGAGAAAATCTTGATTGGGATCAACCGATACCAGAGAAGATGCAAGACAAATGGTTAAGATGGATCGAGGAAATTCGTAAGCTTGAAACACGGAAGTTTGCTCGATGTTTAACTCCGGCAAATGCGGCGTCGGATCCAGACCTTGTCATTTTCTGTGATGCATCAAATGTCGCTTTCGGGAGTGTTTGCATATTTACGTTGGATATGTGGAGATGGAAAGGTGGAGATAAAGTTTGCGTTGGCGAAGTCGAGGATTGCACCTATTCGTACGATAAGTCTTCCACGAAAAGAACTACAATCATTGGTATTGGGCT GATCGGAGAAATTCTGTCTAAAACTGAGCGTAGTCATTACGGCCATTGTCCGTCGACTGAGAATGTGGCCGATGATATTAGCCGTGGAATCAATGAAGCCGATTTAGATGTTCGCTGGGTTGGTGGGCCAGAATTTCTGCGTCAACTGAAAGATGTATGGCCAGTGTCGTATCCTACCGAAACAACCGAGATAGATGATTCCGAACAAAAACTAGGGTGCGTTATGGTCACAAAACCAAGATTCGAGATAAGTGCGTTGCAGAAAGTTAGCACGTTGAATCGTCTGATACGCCTCGTTGCAATGGTTCTTCGATTTGTGAAAAATTTGCAG GTTGTTTTCCCGGATG ATTCTGCAGGGATTATCCGAGTGGGAGGTCGACTTGGAAACGCTGATGTAGCTTATGATCAGAAACATCCCGTTCTATTACCAAAGGATCATTTCATATCGAAACTTATCGTGGAACATCAGCATCGATATGGTCATCCTGGAGTTGCAGCGACTACCGCGAAGGTCCGACGAGGATTCTGGATAATCGGGTTGAATCGGTTAGCTGAATCGGTTAGCTAA